A single window of Methanomicrobia archaeon DNA harbors:
- the porD gene encoding pyruvate synthase subunit PorD (catalyzes the ferredoxin-dependent oxidative decarboxylation of pyruvate to form acetyl-CoA): MGAKQKGWKDLELGCVVTEPGSAASTKTGEWRSTRPIRDNTKCIKCGACYIYCPEGCISEDDEGFFEADLYYCKGCGICAHECPRGVIEMVEEEEE, from the coding sequence ATGGGAGCGAAACAGAAGGGGTGGAAAGACCTGGAGCTCGGCTGTGTGGTCACCGAGCCGGGCAGCGCAGCGTCCACGAAGACGGGCGAGTGGCGCTCGACACGACCGATCAGAGACAATACGAAATGCATCAAGTGCGGTGCCTGTTACATCTATTGTCCCGAAGGGTGCATCAGTGAGGACGACGAGGGCTTCTTCGAGGCTGACCTCTACTATTGCAAAGGCTGTGGTATCTGCGCGCACGAGTGTCCACGCGGTGTTATCGAGATGGTA